The nucleotide window GCACATTCACGCATTTAACTCCTGCCTCTTCACTACTCCGTACGTAACAGGGCATGATCCTGAGATCTCCTTCGTGGAAGAATAGGTACTCTTTGGCAGGCATCTGCACATCACGCTCTGCATAGGCCTTAAAAGCGGTTTCAACTGATTCAACAACTTCTTTCATGCTAATAAGTTCTTTAATCTCGCTTTGTTTTAGTAAAAGAGTTCCCGACATGTTTGCACCTCTTAAATTATACTATTAATCAAAAAAATAATCAAACGCTTCTTATATGGTCAAATTCTTTATTAATCAAAGGTTTTTTTAGATAGGATTTGACTGTGGATTATTATGATGGGAGAAACATTTAACTTTAACTATTTGTGCATATAAGAACACTTTTTAGGAAATAAGGGGGGCATAGGGATTTTAATAAGCTCCACCACATAAAAGCAAATAAGAACTCACTTCACTCCGTATTTACCAAAAAAATCTTAAAAATAAAATGACTGATTTAAACAAACGTTTCTGGGAAATAGATGTCCTGCGAGGCCTGGCAATACTGATGATGATTACCTATCATCTGGTCTTTGATCTTACTTACTTTGGGATATTCCCATTTAACGTTTCATCTGGAATTTGGTGGTGGTTCGCCAGAACAACTGCCTTCATATTCCTGTTCCTGGTGGGAATTTCCCTTACTCTGAGTTACACCCGGGCCGAACGCATAGGTTCTCAAAAGGAAAAAAAGATCCTTTTCCCAAAATATCTCAAAAGGGGAGTTAAAATATTTTCTCTGGGGTTACTAATCACCCTGGTAACATGGATTTTCATACCCGAGGATTTCATAGTATTTGGAGTACTGCATTTCATTGGAATAGCAATAATCCTGGAATATCCATTTTTAAAGAAAAAATACACAAACCTAATCCTTGGAATCATTTTCATATTTAGTGGTTTTTTCCTGGCCCAGTTCACAGTCAGCTATCCCTGGCTGTTATGGTTAGGTTTAAAACCTGCAGAATTTGTAACCGTGGATTACTTCCCATTACTACCCTGGCTGGGAGTGGTTTCTCTGGGTATTTTTGCAGGGAAAACACTTTACCCCAATTATGAAAGAAGATTTCACCTTCCAGAACTTTCCAAAAACCTATTTACAGGGATATTCAGCTTTTTAGGCCGGCATTCACTGCTGATTTACCTCATACACCAGCCCATTCTCATACTGATACTGTACCTCATGGGTGTACTTGATCTGGGAAATTTATTTCAGTTTATAAATTCATAGTAAAACGCATTGTAAAAACAGCATATACCTACATAATAACCTAGTATAATAACCATACTCTAATAACTCAGCATATAACTCTGCCTAATAACTCCGCATAATTAAAGTGCAGATATAAAATGGAATGTAAATTGTAGAATGGGGTAAATGGTAAATCAAATGGAAAATTGGGGTCCTTCATTAAAATTAATTAAAAATTATTAGTAATTCAGGGGAGGGGCACATGCCCTATTTGATCTGTGAAGATTGTGGAAATTACTATGAACTGGAAGAAGGGGAATCTCCTGAAGACTTCCAACTGGAATGTGATTGTGGAGGTGAGTTAGGTTACTACTCAACCAAATACGATTACTATAAAAACCACAGGAGTAAACCGGATTCTCAAATCAAATCGGGGCAGGAATCTCCTGAAAATAAAGAAAATCGAAATAAAGGATTTTTTAGTACATTAGATGCTCAATCAAAGGGTTTTATTGCAGTGGGCATATTTGGGGTTATTATTTTAATCTTACTATTTGGTTTATCCGGGATATCTTCTTCAATAAGTCCATCTTACCTGGATATGATGCCTCCTGAAATTCAGGCAGCTCATGCCCCCATATTGGTGGTATTGTATGCTCCCAGATGTTCGGCCTGCAGGCAATTTGAGTCAGAAACTCTTAACAACCCTGATGTTCAGCAAAAGTTATCTGCATATTCAGTTATGAAGATAAACGTCGACAGCAGTCCAGAACAGGCTAGTCGGTTTAATTCCAATGTTATTCCTACCATGGTACTCCTTGATGCTAATGGTAAAGAAATACGTAGAAATGTGGGGTACATGACTTCCAGTGATTTTATAAAGTTCTTAAAAACATAGAATGCAAGTTCTTTAGAAGATGAGATTTCTTGACAATATGTTTTCCTGACAATAGGGTCTCTAGATTATAGGTTCTTAGGGGATATGTTCCATATATGATATGTTTTCATGGAAGATGAGTTCCAAAATGGAAGATGAGTTTCCATAAAATGACAGAACTTCTCTAAAAGACAGAATTGTTCAATCAGTAACATCAGATGAATTTATAAAAAAAGTGCATGCTGTTATGTGGACCTTAATATTTTCATTTTTAACCCAACAGAAAGGGTAAATATCTTGGTAATGGTAAATATAATAAGATTAATTTTCTAAATCAATGATGGTAATGATTAACTAGATAGGTACATTACAGGTACAGATCCGCTACTCACACACTTTAGGTGGGAATATGAATATTTTGGAAAAATCACAATCAATCAAGAATCATGAATTAACTTCAGAAGAGAATCTGGAAACTTTCATAAAACAAATTGAAGAACATAATCCTAATATAAGGGCATTTGTTGAACTTAACTATGATGAAGCCCGGAAAAGGGCCAATGAAATTGATGATAAAATAAAAAACGGGCAGAAGGTTGGAAAACTGGCTGGTATGGTGGTGGGAATCAAGAGCAACATCAATGTTGAGGACTTCCATATCACTGCTGCCTCCCGGACACTGGAAAACTATCAGGGCAGCTACGATGCCACGGTTGTTCGCCGTATAAAAGCTGAAGATGGGATTATAATTGGAATGACCAACATGGATGAATTCGCTGCTGGAAGTTCCACAGAAACATCTTTCTTCGGGCACACAGACAACCCTGCAGCTCCAGGCCGCATACCAGGGGGATCCAGTGGAGGCAGTGCAGCAGCAGTTGCCGCCAGAATGTGTGACCTGGCTTTGGGCTCGGATACCGGGGGATCCATACGCAACCCTGCCTCCCACTGTGGGGTGATGGGTTTCAAACCAACTTATGGTGCAGTGAGCAGGCAGGGACTTCTGGATCTGGCCATGAGTTTCGATCAAATTGGTCCATTTTCCAGGGATGCCAGTGGTATAGCGTTAATGTTGGAAGTAATTGCCGGAGAGGACCGTCGAGAGTGCACGACCATCGACTGGAATGTACCGGAGTTCACTTCATCCAGCACTGATCCTGAAAATGCACTTAAAGGCATGAAGCTGGGTGTAGTAAAGGAATTTTTCGAGGTCACTGATGGGCCCATAGTTAATATTATTGAAGATCGCATTAACCAGATGCAGGAGGCAGGGACAGAAGTAGTTGAATTAAACTTCGATTATCTTAAATTATGCCTACCTACCTACTACCTCATAAACTATGTGGAGTTCTTCTCAGCCACCAGGAAGTACGATGGTCGAAAGTACGGGGAACGCATTGAAGAAGTGTGTGGAGACGAAGTACTGCGCAGGATACAGATGGGATCCTACATCAGCCAGAAAGAATTCAGTGGCAAATACTACAATAAAGCATTACAGGCCCGTTCACTTATAAGGAGGGAAATCACCGGACTCCTGAAAGACGTGGATGTACTGGTAGGACCAACAGTTCCTAAACTCCCCCATAAACTGGGCACATCACTGGAACCAATGGAAATGTATGCTTATGACATTCTGACGGTTATGGCCAACTTGGCAGGCATACCTGCAGCCAGTACTCCAGCAGGGGATGTGAAGGGAATACCGGTGGGAATGCAGTTCCAGGCCAAACCACTGGATGATGAAAAAATAGTAAAGTTAATGGCAGCTCAGGAACGGTTGAACTAACTATTGCTTATTATTTTTTTATTATTTTTTTAATTTCAAATCAATTCAAACCCAATACACGGACTAAAAATCCTTAGAGAAATTAGAAATCCCTAAAAGTAAAACAGTTGTGGATCCCAATGAAAAAAATAGGCATCCTGTACGTTAAAGGGGCACTACCCAATTTTGAGAGCTTCGGAAAACTCCCTACCCATATATTAAAGGATAATGGTTTGATAAACGGGAAAAAAGCACACCAGGTCTTGGATGGTCTCATAATTCCTGGGGGGAGTATCATGGAATCAGAGAGCATCACCCCTGAAGTGGCCAGTGTTATTAAAAAAATGGACAATCAGGGTAAGTTCATACTGGGAATGTGCTCAGGATTCCAGGTTCTCTCCCATAAAACCGATATAGGCCGTAAATCTCCCTGTCCAGTGGAACGTGATGGACTGGGAATACTGGATGTTACCTTCCACCCCCTCATTGGAACAGACCGGGTTCAAGCTGAAATAACAGATGAATCTTTCCTCACCTCTGGAATGGTGAGTGAAACAATCAACGGTTTCCACTGCCACACCTATGGTGATATAAGGGGAGATGCACATCCTGTACTTTTTTCACAGGTTAAAAGAACGGATTATTCGGATAATCCTCGTAAAATACTGGCCGGGGTGCGTAATGATGAGGGAAATGTTGTGGGAACCATGATTCATGGTTCTCTGGATGAAAATCCCGCTCTGACAGGCAACATTCTCCAGTTCATGGATGCCGATGAAGAAGAGATCCACCTGATCCATCAGGGCAACCAGGAGCTCTTGAAGAAGATTAAGGGTGAAATAGGGATCGGATTTGACATTTACGCAGATTACCACCTACCTTCTGATACAGGGGGTGATGGTAAAATCTCCCCTAATAATCAGGAAACAGATGAACTGCCTCCATTTCTCATGATAGCCAGCACAGGCTCTGATTCTGGAAAAACATTCCTCACCACCGGTATGGTAGGGGCTCTTAGGAGGAAAGGATACAGGGTGGGAGTTTTAAAGGTTGGCCCGGATACCAGGGACATTGTACCATCTTTGTACTTGAACAAAGAGCCAATGGTGAAGTTCTCATCTATCAAAATAGGTGGTCTAGGCTGGAAGAACTTAGAAGAAATCATTAACGAATTAAAAGGCCAACCATACGATCTGATCCTGATCGAGGGAGTGATGAGTGTTTTCACAGGTTTGTTAAACGAAAAAACACCATTCTCAGCAGCAGAAATAGCCAGGGCGGGTAACATACCCACCATCATGGTATCTGGATGTAACAAGGGTGGTATTGAAACGGCAGCACTGGATCTGGTTTCACACATTCAAATGCTGCAGAAACTAGGTATAAAAACCACCGGTGCTATCTTGAACAAGGTATACCATGATAAAATAGCAGAAAATGCATCAAATTATATTAAAAAAACCACAGGACTGGACTGGGTGGCCAGTGTTCCCAAAGCCCAGCTGGCAGTACGTGGTGGAACTCCTGAAGTGGAACTCAAACTGGAAGACTTCTGCTTGAAGGCCATGGAAACAGTTGAAAAATACGTTAGTGTTGATGAAATCCTGAAAATGGCTCAAAAACCACAATTTACTGGTTATTGTTCTTACGAAGACATTTTAGCTATTTATCTATCTTAAATATTCTATTTTGGATTTAAATATTTTATTTGGATTTAAATCTATTTGGATTAAGTACTGTGTTTGGATAGATAATTAGGAAAAATTAAAAGGAAATGGAAAACGAAATGGGTCTTAAAAAGAATTAAAAGCTATACTCTAAGTTTAAATACATTTAAACTCATGGTAAGCTTCTATTAACTCTGCTCCACTTAAAAACACCAGATCATTCTTTTTGGCATACTCGCCCACTTTGTTGGTATTCATTGAACCGCCGGTTTCATCATCCATCATTTCGCAGCAGACCGCTACAGGTGTTATTCCAGCCATTTCCGCCAGGGCAATGCTCATTTCAGTGTGGCCTTTTCTTTTTAAAACATGGTCTTTGGTGGCTCTGAGAAGAGTTACATGTCCCGGGGCACGGAAGTATTTACCGAAATCCTGGAAGTTTCCATTTTTACACAGTAGTCCCAGTTCTTTGATGGTGCAGGCCCGATCGTTGTCGGTGATACCGGTGAAGGTTTTCCTGTGGTTCACAGTTATGGAAAAGGCTGATTTTTCATCGTAGGGTATGTCATTGGGGGTTAATTCTGCCAGAACAGGGTATTCTGCACTGGCTGCCTCCATTAAATCGGTCATATATGGAATTCCCAGATTATCGGAGATTTCAGATGAGATTGGGACACAGAAAAGACCACCTGCATCATTTCTTATGGTGGTCATGTGCTGGGGTGTCATAAACTCCGCAGCCATGATCATATCGGTTTCCCTCTCCCGGTTGTCACTGTCAAATATTAAAACTATTTCTCCCTTTTTGAATGATTCTATGGCTTTTTTTATCATGTCATCACTGGTTAAATTTTTTTAGTAGATTTTTTTTAGCAGTTTAGTAAACAATTGTTTTTTGCAAGTTACACTTTTTCAATTTATATAGTATGTAATTGTATTTTTTTAGTTAATCCTTCCAATTAATCATTTAGTTAATCATTTCAGTTAAGCATTGTATTAAAAAAATAAAAGGTTAATCTTTAATCTATTTTTAACGTAGCTTTGTCTCCATCATTAAATTTAAATTTATTTCGAAGATTTTCCTCAGCAACGAATTCCAAAATTTCTGATGGGTGTTGGGTTTTAATAGGGAACAAAATAGCCCCATCAACTATTCCGTTGAGTTTTGCTGGGAGGAATTTAACATCTCCATAGTTACCAGTCCCCTTGATGACTCCAATCCTATCATGTAAATCATGGATTAAGCCGGCATTTTCTTTGGAGATTTCCAGATTAAGGGTACCAGGAAATGGTTTAAATTTAAGTTTTTTCTGGAATTCCTCCTGGTAGGCTTCTAAAGACATAAAATAACTACCCTTATGGGTTCCTGAGATAATTTTACCTTTAATTTCCATAATTAATTCCTTCAATTATCTTAATTACACTCTAATCCTAATTACCCTTAATTTAATTCCTCGCTAATAAATTTTTAAAAGTTTCTATAGCTTTATAGAGGATTGTCTAAGTAAATTGACGAATTTAAAAACACAAGTTATTTTTACAATATTTACTGGAGTCTTTAAGGATATTTTGTGTCCAATAAACACATATCTTCCATTTATAAGCCCCCTCCACCAAGTGTTTGTTTTCTTTAATCAGTTGAAATTCATCACTGGTGTGGTTTTTTTTAGGTGGCCACGTTTATATACCTTTCACCAAATAATTTTTTTGCCAATGGTTTCTTGCCAAATGGTTGGAACAACTGCCCTACCCTATGGATGGTAACGTCCTGAAGCACACCTGGGATGCCAGTCCGAATCTCGAGGATCATAAAACCTTACATTCTTCCTCAATACATCGAAAAATCATGGTTTAAGTATTTAATATAATAAATACTGGGTTGCTTACAAATGACAGGGAAACTTAGAGGTATGGGGAAAATAGTTCCTCAGGTTAGGAAAAATAGTTCCTCATGTCATGTATTAAATTAACTTATGTGCCTCTTAGGTTTATTATTTAATTTTTCCAGTTATAGTACAAAATATGGGACCCCTAATGTCTATAACTTTGTTTTTGCTGTTTATATGGCGCATGGCCAGTTCATCCAGTTTAAGGTTGATATCTGAAGGGGATTTAGCTATGGTAGTGCGTAGTTTAATTTCTTCTTCTCCACTTACCACCATCTCCTCCATATGGTATGCAGCCTGTGCTGCCACACCTCCCATATAACTGATACCAGTTGGAACACCTTTTTTAAGGGCCTGAATAGCCAGTTCATCCATCACTTCTTTTCCCAAATTTCCCAGAACCTCATCTACAATATCATCTGGAGACTGGAAACGTTCCATCTCTGCGGGCTGTGGCACACCAACGATATTTCCATCATAAACATGCACACGATTCCAACTGGCCGGTCCCAATAGTTTTGTTCCTGCTTCGGGTTCTATAATTTTAACTTCAAGGTCCTTACCCATAAATTCTCCTTGAAAAGTGGTAAACTCACAAGGGGATTTGGTTTCGCCGTGTTCTATGGCAGTGTTGATTATGGATTCCATTAACTTTCGCCCGTCATCAGTTACCGGGTACAGGTTCATACGGATCATGGATGCTATTTCCCGGTCACTGAGACCCCATTTGCCATAAGTATGGGGATAAACCATCTCCCGGATATCTTCGTGACCACCCAGGATCATGGCAATTCTCTCGGCAC belongs to uncultured Methanobacterium sp. and includes:
- a CDS encoding heparan-alpha-glucosaminide N-acetyltransferase, with the translated sequence MTDLNKRFWEIDVLRGLAILMMITYHLVFDLTYFGIFPFNVSSGIWWWFARTTAFIFLFLVGISLTLSYTRAERIGSQKEKKILFPKYLKRGVKIFSLGLLITLVTWIFIPEDFIVFGVLHFIGIAIILEYPFLKKKYTNLILGIIFIFSGFFLAQFTVSYPWLLWLGLKPAEFVTVDYFPLLPWLGVVSLGIFAGKTLYPNYERRFHLPELSKNLFTGIFSFLGRHSLLIYLIHQPILILILYLMGVLDLGNLFQFINS
- a CDS encoding thioredoxin fold domain-containing protein, producing MPYLICEDCGNYYELEEGESPEDFQLECDCGGELGYYSTKYDYYKNHRSKPDSQIKSGQESPENKENRNKGFFSTLDAQSKGFIAVGIFGVIILILLFGLSGISSSISPSYLDMMPPEIQAAHAPILVVLYAPRCSACRQFESETLNNPDVQQKLSAYSVMKINVDSSPEQASRFNSNVIPTMVLLDANGKEIRRNVGYMTSSDFIKFLKT
- the gatA gene encoding Asp-tRNA(Asn)/Glu-tRNA(Gln) amidotransferase subunit GatA, which gives rise to MNILEKSQSIKNHELTSEENLETFIKQIEEHNPNIRAFVELNYDEARKRANEIDDKIKNGQKVGKLAGMVVGIKSNINVEDFHITAASRTLENYQGSYDATVVRRIKAEDGIIIGMTNMDEFAAGSSTETSFFGHTDNPAAPGRIPGGSSGGSAAAVAARMCDLALGSDTGGSIRNPASHCGVMGFKPTYGAVSRQGLLDLAMSFDQIGPFSRDASGIALMLEVIAGEDRRECTTIDWNVPEFTSSSTDPENALKGMKLGVVKEFFEVTDGPIVNIIEDRINQMQEAGTEVVELNFDYLKLCLPTYYLINYVEFFSATRKYDGRKYGERIEEVCGDEVLRRIQMGSYISQKEFSGKYYNKALQARSLIRREITGLLKDVDVLVGPTVPKLPHKLGTSLEPMEMYAYDILTVMANLAGIPAASTPAGDVKGIPVGMQFQAKPLDDEKIVKLMAAQERLN
- a CDS encoding AAA family ATPase, with amino-acid sequence MKKIGILYVKGALPNFESFGKLPTHILKDNGLINGKKAHQVLDGLIIPGGSIMESESITPEVASVIKKMDNQGKFILGMCSGFQVLSHKTDIGRKSPCPVERDGLGILDVTFHPLIGTDRVQAEITDESFLTSGMVSETINGFHCHTYGDIRGDAHPVLFSQVKRTDYSDNPRKILAGVRNDEGNVVGTMIHGSLDENPALTGNILQFMDADEEEIHLIHQGNQELLKKIKGEIGIGFDIYADYHLPSDTGGDGKISPNNQETDELPPFLMIASTGSDSGKTFLTTGMVGALRRKGYRVGVLKVGPDTRDIVPSLYLNKEPMVKFSSIKIGGLGWKNLEEIINELKGQPYDLILIEGVMSVFTGLLNEKTPFSAAEIARAGNIPTIMVSGCNKGGIETAALDLVSHIQMLQKLGIKTTGAILNKVYHDKIAENASNYIKKTTGLDWVASVPKAQLAVRGGTPEVELKLEDFCLKAMETVEKYVSVDEILKMAQKPQFTGYCSYEDILAIYLS
- the ribB gene encoding 3,4-dihydroxy-2-butanone-4-phosphate synthase, whose product is MIKKAIESFKKGEIVLIFDSDNRERETDMIMAAEFMTPQHMTTIRNDAGGLFCVPISSEISDNLGIPYMTDLMEAASAEYPVLAELTPNDIPYDEKSAFSITVNHRKTFTGITDNDRACTIKELGLLCKNGNFQDFGKYFRAPGHVTLLRATKDHVLKRKGHTEMSIALAEMAGITPVAVCCEMMDDETGGSMNTNKVGEYAKKNDLVFLSGAELIEAYHEFKCI
- a CDS encoding DUF120 domain-containing protein, with translation MEIKGKIISGTHKGSYFMSLEAYQEEFQKKLKFKPFPGTLNLEISKENAGLIHDLHDRIGVIKGTGNYGDVKFLPAKLNGIVDGAILFPIKTQHPSEILEFVAEENLRNKFKFNDGDKATLKID